One genomic window of Hymenobacter sp. J193 includes the following:
- a CDS encoding DUF4136 domain-containing protein, protein MKTFLWLWLIACVACSPVRVESTTQTPGVDFTAYRTYNFLDVEARNEAAFQGPGTGMTELKQAVARELERRGYQQAAAPDVWVNIGVVTQDKVQTRQTNFRDAPRYIGQRRYSWKSEEVVVDRYEEGTATVDVVDAARNERVWQGVAVSTLTDDPTKLAARIDEGITRMFAKYPVPPR, encoded by the coding sequence ATGAAAACGTTTTTGTGGCTGTGGCTGATTGCTTGCGTGGCCTGCTCGCCGGTGCGGGTGGAGTCCACCACCCAAACGCCGGGCGTCGATTTCACGGCGTACCGCACCTACAACTTCCTGGATGTGGAAGCCCGCAATGAGGCAGCTTTTCAGGGGCCTGGCACCGGTATGACGGAGCTCAAGCAGGCCGTAGCCCGGGAGCTGGAGCGCCGCGGCTACCAGCAGGCCGCCGCGCCGGATGTGTGGGTGAACATTGGCGTCGTGACGCAGGACAAGGTGCAAACCCGCCAAACCAACTTCCGCGATGCGCCCCGCTACATTGGGCAGCGCCGCTACAGCTGGAAAAGCGAGGAAGTAGTGGTAGACCGCTACGAGGAAGGCACTGCTACCGTGGATGTGGTGGACGCCGCCCGCAACGAGCGGGTGTGGCAGGGTGTAGCCGTGAGCACCCTCACCGACGACCCCACGAAGCTGGCCGCCCGCATCGATGAGGGCATAACCCGGATGTTTGCCAAGTACCCAGTGCCGCCCCGCTAA
- a CDS encoding Gfo/Idh/MocA family protein produces the protein MRTASLGLGTTLVGASAVGGPLNWLAEHGYGPASGEALQSGRQLGVALVGLGKYSTGQLAPALQQTRLCKLAGIVTGTPAKAAQWKQRYHLPDQNIYNYQSFDRIIDNPAIDIVYVVLPVALHAEYVERAARAGKHVICEKPMAPTAADCRRMISAMQKAGKKFSIGYRLHFEPHHQEMMRLGQQQVLGPIKRLVADNGFRFNNDTPWRVDKELAGGGPLMDMGIYCAQGVVYTKGQVPVSVTAKLAPNPDSKGLFKEVEAGVNWQMQFADGSVADCRTSYAENLNSRLRAETGQGFMELQPAFGYGGIAGRTSQGPMNIENVPQQARQMDDFADCILNDKPTRVPGEMGLRDMQLIEAIYRAAATGQKVSTKDVVQVLDKVSGR, from the coding sequence ATGCGTACTGCGTCGCTGGGGCTGGGCACTACGCTAGTGGGAGCCTCGGCCGTGGGCGGGCCGCTGAATTGGCTGGCTGAGCACGGCTACGGCCCCGCCAGCGGGGAGGCCCTGCAGAGCGGCCGGCAGCTGGGTGTGGCTTTGGTAGGGCTGGGCAAGTACAGCACCGGCCAATTAGCCCCCGCCCTGCAGCAAACCAGGCTCTGCAAGCTCGCGGGTATTGTGACGGGTACGCCTGCCAAAGCCGCGCAGTGGAAGCAGCGCTACCACCTGCCCGACCAGAACATCTACAACTACCAGAGCTTTGATCGGATAATCGACAACCCGGCCATTGACATCGTGTACGTGGTGCTGCCGGTGGCCTTGCACGCCGAGTACGTGGAGCGGGCCGCGCGGGCCGGCAAGCACGTCATCTGCGAAAAGCCTATGGCCCCCACCGCCGCCGACTGCCGCCGCATGATTTCGGCCATGCAGAAGGCGGGCAAGAAATTCAGCATCGGCTACCGCCTGCACTTCGAGCCTCACCACCAGGAAATGATGCGCCTGGGCCAGCAGCAGGTGCTGGGGCCCATCAAGCGCCTGGTGGCCGACAACGGCTTCCGCTTCAACAACGACACGCCCTGGCGCGTGGACAAGGAGCTGGCGGGCGGCGGGCCGCTCATGGATATGGGTATTTACTGCGCGCAGGGCGTGGTGTACACCAAAGGCCAGGTACCCGTTTCCGTGACGGCCAAGCTGGCGCCCAACCCCGACTCCAAAGGCTTGTTCAAGGAAGTAGAAGCCGGCGTGAACTGGCAGATGCAGTTCGCCGACGGCTCCGTGGCCGACTGTCGCACCAGCTACGCCGAAAACCTGAACAGCCGCCTGCGCGCCGAAACCGGCCAAGGCTTTATGGAGCTGCAGCCGGCTTTCGGCTACGGCGGTATTGCGGGGCGCACCAGTCAGGGGCCCATGAACATTGAAAACGTGCCCCAGCAAGCCCGCCAGATGGATGACTTTGCCGACTGCATTCTCAACGACAAGCCTACCCGCGTACCCGGCGAAATGGGTTTGCGCGATATGCAGCTCATCGAAGCTATTTACCGCGCCGCTGCCACGGGCCAGAAAGTCTCGACCAAAGACGTAGTGCAGGTGCTGGACAAGGTGAGCGGGCGGTAG